The genomic stretch ctccacaaccacccttcattaaaaaggaagaggaggaactctgcatcactcaggagggagagtgtcttctaggacgagaggaagctgattacaccaagtttccactgagtattctctctgtgaagaccgaagatgatgaagagaaaccacaagtagacaacctcttagctccactatcagatagtgaggctgaagacgaggttgaagaacctttgagcagcgataaagactgtgaaggtgatatgaggactcacactgacaacaaacactctgaatgctctacaaagaagagaggtaaaacatgtttgagctgctcggtttgtgctaaaagttttactaaaaagagcaatttgactcaacacatgagaacgcacacaggtggaaaaccatttagttgttcagtttgtggaaaaagcttttctcaaaagtgCACTTTGACtgcacacatgaaaacacacacaggtgaaaaaccatttaattgttcagtttgtggaaaaagcttttctcaaaattgtaCTTTGACtgcacacatgaaaacacacacaggtgaaaaaccatttcattgttcagtttgtggcaaaagcttttctcgaaatagcgTGTTGACTCAacatatgagaacacacacaggtgaaaaaccatttcattgttcagtttgtggcaaaagcttttctcgaaatagcaTGTTGACTCAacatatgagaacacacacaggtgaaaaaccatttaaatgttcagtttgttGCAAAAGCTTTTTTCGAAATTgccgtttgactgaacacatgagaacacacacaggtgaaaaaccatttaattgttcagtttgttgcaaaagcttttctcaaaatagctttTTGACtcagcacatgagaacacacacaggtgaaaaaataattaattgttcTGTTTGTGGCAAAATCTTTTCTCGAAAttgccatttgactcaacacatgagaacacacacaggtgaaaaaccatttcatTGTTCTAtatgtggcaaaagcttttctcgaaattgccgtttgactgaacacatgagaacacatacaggtgaaaaaccatttaattgttcagtttgtggcaacagcttttctcaaaatagcattttgactcaacacatgagaacacacacaggtgaaaaaagatttaattgttcaatttgtggcaaaagcttttctcgaaatttccgtttgactcaacacatgagaacgcacacaggtgaaaaaacaattAATTGTTCTGTTTGTGGCAAAATCTTTTCTCGAAATTgccatttgactcaacatatgagaacacatacaggtgaaaaaccatttaagtgttcaatttgtgacaaaagcttttctctaaatttccttctgactcgacacatgagaacacacacaggtgaaaaaccatataattgttcagt from Entelurus aequoreus isolate RoL-2023_Sb linkage group LG17, RoL_Eaeq_v1.1, whole genome shotgun sequence encodes the following:
- the LOC133632558 gene encoding zinc finger protein 135-like — encoded protein: LSCSVCAKSFTKKSNLTQHMRTHTGGKPFSCSVCGKSFSQKCTLTAHMKTHTGEKPFNCSVCGKSFSQNCTLTAHMKTHTGEKPFHCSVCGKSFSRNSVLTQHMRTHTGEKPFHCSVCGKSFSRNSMLTQHMRTHTGEKPFKCSVCCKSFFRNCRLTEHMRTHTGEKPFNCSVCCKSFSQNSFLTQHMRTHTGEKIINCSVCGKIFSRNCHLTQHMRTHTGEKPFHCSICGKSFSRNCRLTEHMRTHTGEKPFNCSVCGNSFSQNSILTQHMRTHTGEKRFNCSICGKSFSRNFRLTQHMRTHTGEKTINCSVCGKIFSRNCHLTQHMRTHTGEKPFKCSICDKSFSLNFLLTRHMRTHTGEKPYNCSVCSRSFSNKNKLTQHMRTHTGLRPLNCSVCGKSFPHNGSLWRHMRTHKGEKPFSCSVCCKRFTHNADAVKHMRTHKGK